A region of Hydrogenimonas cancrithermarum DNA encodes the following proteins:
- a CDS encoding SIR2 family NAD-dependent protein deacylase: MYDDIARAREIVKEADAVLITAGAGMGVDSGLPDFRGKEGFWKAYPPVRKLGLSFSEMASPHWFETDSQFAWAFYGHRLHLYRDTTPHEGFEILLDLVNRKEGDYFIYTSNVDGQFQKAGFDEKKIVEIHGSIHHLQCARNCRGRIWPAEGIDVEVDMTRFEALNIPLCPDCGGVARPNILMFGDWYWKSRRTNRQEMRYNVWFKNVLKNSKKLVIIEIGAGTKIATIRSFGNALAKNYMKATLIRINPVENEVDDENGVGLRMGGLEGLMRLKGNK; this comes from the coding sequence ATGTACGATGATATAGCAAGAGCCAGAGAGATCGTAAAGGAGGCCGATGCCGTACTGATAACGGCCGGTGCGGGCATGGGCGTAGACAGCGGATTGCCGGACTTCAGGGGCAAAGAGGGGTTCTGGAAAGCGTATCCGCCTGTCAGAAAACTGGGATTGAGTTTTTCCGAAATGGCATCTCCCCACTGGTTCGAGACCGACTCGCAGTTTGCATGGGCGTTCTACGGCCATCGTCTGCATCTTTACAGAGATACGACGCCCCACGAGGGGTTTGAAATACTGCTCGACCTGGTCAACCGGAAAGAGGGTGATTATTTCATCTATACCTCCAATGTCGATGGGCAGTTCCAAAAAGCCGGGTTCGACGAAAAGAAGATTGTGGAGATTCATGGTTCGATCCACCATCTGCAGTGTGCCCGAAACTGCCGGGGGCGTATCTGGCCGGCCGAGGGTATTGACGTAGAGGTCGACATGACACGGTTCGAAGCGCTGAATATCCCCCTTTGCCCCGACTGCGGTGGCGTGGCCCGGCCGAATATCCTGATGTTCGGCGACTGGTACTGGAAAAGCAGGCGTACCAATAGGCAGGAGATGCGTTACAATGTATGGTTTAAAAATGTTTTGAAAAATTCGAAAAAACTGGTCATCATCGAGATCGGAGCGGGAACGAAAATCGCGACGATTAGAAGTTTCGGCAATGCCTTGGCCAAAAACTACATGAAAGCGACGCTGATCCGTATCAATCCTGTAGAAAATGAAGTGGATGACGAGAACGGTGTCGGGCTTCGGATGGGCGGGTTGGAAGGACTGATGAGATTGAAAGGCAATAAATGA
- a CDS encoding UvrD-helicase domain-containing protein, giving the protein MIENRFTIMHTFAISAGAGSGKTYTLSRRYINAVLGFDFFTESDGQQQYVEGHEKRAADLHEIVTITYTEAAALEMKERIFALMAKVLHFDSLDRKDGDYDSVSRAFESLNGPLREYVRSRLQQALERMDEAIVTTFHGFCLRVLKRYGDYVGIDGTLTVVPEDEREAKFEEAFYETINDDAHKKSVLEISRHVSLFKSREIIRRYVFDQRFRKNMRHFRIDSNGIASLLKDFNLPEEDGTLAAAMEEFSENGLDAASLGKWVESFARFEAFPFLDIEERVGVKFDYRKKEIKEKYPNLRTLRDRYSGLVDLFRIDWEKEKRFAGLIETFKTLLDAIKNGYDEKLAADGQVDFDLIIEKADEVLRKVDPGFRYVMVDEFQDTNALQWSIVRRIAQKSNLFVVGDEKQSIYSFQGGEIEVFKNALEERFKGRVVPMNVNYRSDKAVLSFINELFFHIFSPPKNMPVRTDFYAEHQVLDAHSEEQGSVTLLLTKKPEKEDETSAAEKEAETIARFIVEIRDGKHHRHIKKLMDVRKPAIAVLYDARGKMPELKKALDRYGVACKVSAGENFWQKPEIRDIYFVLHALQILSQKSDFDDFDRYVFAGALKSDIVHQDDAKLYEAIEKEDYEAIGRWNETMPLSLHERIRRLFIDSGAYLAYAVRGEGFEQAVANIESLIHEAVLFESEYGYDLRRFVEMMRENIFFSDVEKEEAFFRAEGLESVELCSIHSTKGLAYPMVILADTAKRLTRQTDTEGIKQNRFKDAEGREHTLMGFKLGDYSPLSYRLLSHIDRLKHMEEKKRLLYVALTRAEHDLVISGIEPFEKSSYAEMLAQALRVESFADMPETLELPECRVKVWWDDTSEKPKEKPITRTFECARPLKALPFEEKEYTTPSKSDETYDSEQALIGTIVHRIIELYHETLHETQIGKVLDEYAIDDPGTIEKIETHIEAFKHSPIYTTICGAKEKYFEFPIETETVRGSIDLLYYDEKGQEWVVVDFKTGHVRDHSAQLEKYVQVLKEKGFQSVRSEIVYI; this is encoded by the coding sequence ATGATAGAAAACAGATTTACCATCATGCATACTTTCGCCATCAGTGCCGGTGCCGGAAGCGGCAAGACCTACACCCTTTCGCGCCGGTATATCAATGCCGTGCTGGGGTTCGACTTTTTCACCGAATCCGACGGGCAGCAGCAATATGTCGAAGGGCATGAAAAGAGAGCGGCCGATCTTCACGAGATCGTAACCATCACCTACACCGAAGCGGCGGCACTGGAGATGAAAGAGCGCATATTCGCGCTGATGGCGAAGGTGCTCCATTTCGATTCTCTGGATCGAAAAGACGGCGACTACGACTCCGTTTCCCGAGCCTTCGAAAGCCTGAATGGACCGCTAAGAGAGTATGTACGGAGTCGTCTCCAACAGGCGCTCGAACGCATGGACGAGGCCATCGTGACTACGTTTCATGGATTTTGTCTTCGTGTACTGAAACGCTACGGCGATTATGTCGGAATCGACGGGACGCTGACCGTCGTGCCCGAAGATGAGCGTGAAGCGAAATTCGAAGAGGCCTTTTATGAGACGATCAACGATGACGCCCATAAAAAATCGGTACTCGAGATCAGCCGTCACGTCTCTTTGTTCAAATCCCGGGAGATTATCCGGCGCTATGTTTTCGATCAGCGGTTTCGAAAGAATATGCGGCATTTCAGAATCGATTCGAATGGCATCGCTTCACTGCTTAAAGACTTCAATCTGCCCGAAGAGGATGGGACGCTGGCGGCGGCGATGGAGGAATTTTCCGAAAACGGCCTGGATGCTGCATCGCTTGGAAAGTGGGTGGAGAGTTTCGCACGGTTTGAAGCGTTCCCCTTTTTGGACATAGAGGAACGGGTTGGTGTAAAGTTCGACTATCGAAAAAAGGAGATCAAAGAGAAATATCCAAATCTCCGCACGCTTCGTGATCGTTACAGTGGATTGGTGGACCTCTTTCGCATCGATTGGGAGAAAGAGAAGCGGTTCGCCGGTCTGATCGAAACGTTCAAAACGCTTCTTGACGCCATAAAAAACGGGTATGACGAAAAACTTGCCGCAGACGGGCAGGTTGACTTCGATCTTATCATCGAAAAAGCTGACGAAGTACTTCGGAAGGTCGATCCAGGCTTTCGTTACGTGATGGTGGATGAGTTTCAGGATACCAATGCTCTGCAGTGGTCCATCGTGCGACGCATCGCCCAAAAGAGCAATCTCTTTGTCGTCGGGGACGAAAAGCAGTCGATCTACTCTTTCCAGGGTGGTGAGATCGAGGTTTTCAAGAATGCACTGGAGGAACGCTTCAAAGGCAGGGTTGTGCCGATGAACGTCAATTATCGCAGCGACAAAGCGGTGCTCTCCTTTATCAACGAGCTCTTCTTCCATATCTTCTCTCCTCCAAAAAATATGCCTGTCCGCACCGACTTCTATGCTGAACATCAGGTGCTTGACGCTCATAGTGAAGAGCAGGGGAGTGTCACCTTGCTTTTGACGAAGAAGCCAGAGAAAGAGGATGAGACAAGTGCGGCTGAAAAAGAGGCCGAAACCATCGCCCGTTTCATTGTGGAAATTCGGGATGGAAAGCATCATCGGCACATTAAAAAGCTGATGGATGTGCGAAAACCCGCGATCGCCGTTCTCTACGACGCCAGGGGGAAGATGCCCGAGCTCAAAAAAGCGCTGGATCGCTACGGCGTTGCATGCAAGGTCAGCGCCGGCGAGAACTTTTGGCAGAAACCGGAGATTCGCGATATCTACTTCGTCCTGCATGCGCTGCAGATCCTTTCGCAAAAGAGCGATTTTGACGATTTCGACCGCTATGTCTTCGCTGGGGCGCTGAAAAGCGACATTGTCCATCAAGACGATGCCAAACTATACGAGGCGATTGAAAAGGAGGATTACGAGGCGATTGGACGATGGAACGAAACGATGCCGCTCTCCCTTCATGAACGCATCCGCCGTCTTTTCATCGACAGCGGTGCTTACCTGGCTTACGCGGTTCGAGGTGAAGGGTTCGAGCAGGCGGTGGCCAACATCGAGAGCCTGATCCACGAGGCGGTTCTTTTCGAATCGGAGTACGGGTACGATCTGCGCCGCTTTGTGGAGATGATGCGCGAAAACATCTTTTTCAGCGATGTGGAAAAAGAGGAGGCATTCTTTCGTGCGGAGGGTTTGGAGAGTGTCGAGCTTTGCTCCATTCACTCCACCAAAGGGCTGGCCTATCCGATGGTGATACTGGCCGACACCGCCAAGCGCCTGACGCGACAGACCGATACGGAAGGGATCAAACAGAACCGTTTCAAGGATGCGGAAGGCAGGGAGCATACATTGATGGGTTTCAAACTCGGCGATTATTCGCCGCTTTCGTATCGATTGCTTTCGCATATCGATCGGCTCAAACATATGGAAGAGAAAAAGCGACTTTTGTATGTCGCTTTGACCCGTGCCGAACACGATCTGGTTATTTCGGGCATCGAACCTTTTGAAAAGAGTTCATATGCCGAGATGCTCGCGCAGGCTCTGAGGGTGGAGAGCTTTGCCGATATGCCCGAAACACTGGAATTGCCGGAGTGCCGGGTCAAGGTATGGTGGGACGATACATCCGAAAAGCCGAAAGAGAAGCCGATAACGAGAACGTTCGAGTGTGCCCGGCCTTTGAAGGCGTTGCCGTTTGAGGAAAAAGAGTATACGACACCCTCTAAAAGCGATGAAACCTACGATAGCGAACAGGCGCTCATCGGAACCATCGTTCACCGTATCATCGAGCTCTATCACGAAACGCTTCATGAAACACAGATCGGGAAAGTGCTGGATGAATACGCCATCGACGATCCCGGAACGATCGAAAAGATCGAAACGCATATCGAGGCGTTCAAGCACAGCCCGATCTACACGACGATATGCGGGGCCAAAGAGAAGTATTTCGAGTTCCCGATCGAAACCGAAACCGTACGTGGCAGCATCGATCTCCTTTATTACGACGAAAAGGGACAAGAGTGGGTCGTCGTCGATTTCAAAACCGGACATGTCCGGGACCATTCGGCGCAGCTTGAAAAGTATGTGCAGGTATTGAAAGAGAAGGGTTTCCAGTCAGTCAGGTCGGAAATAGTCTATATTTGA
- a CDS encoding AAA family ATPase has product MRRRRRKSAHAFPLEHDSEELTRVRLIVCHIIKSFNLASRLVYNNGFAKDSVAQLLGLSHLEDRCYDDRDGVIVAVKQRCDEIVKKGPHIFYPKILERNVEKIREIIELNDIEADILKFSVLLHDSQDLEDLEDLLDTMNSSRLVRVLATILGHPLGRIREAFSPKAILHRSGLVTIDRNGARNLKGKLDLLSTSFADMMMNYEGGDIYELFKEAVRLCEPGTLHLSDYSYMQKEIDTILPYLRHAVRNRLRGTNILLYGPPGTGKTELAKAIAHELSLQLFEVSYADDDDEPISGRQRINAFKSAQYLFGKKPVLLMFDEMEDISEEELPFFLFGKKPRQENKGWMNRMLERSMVPTLWITNSVGSIDNATIRRFDMIVEMPIPPKSKRAEIVRANFGDRLEPGVVETIAEHPHVAPAILTRAAKVVERVGFDRETAQKSATMLISATLKAQGFNALGKPGSFNENDYDPTLVNTKEELSAIAEGILRHQNARLCLYGPPGTGKSAFGRWIAKRLDAPLLVKKGSDLLSMFVGGTEKNIAAAFEEAERENAVLLFDEVDGFLQDRREAQRSWEITQVNELLTQMESFEGVFIATTNLMGNLDQASLRRFDLKLRFGYLRPTQAAAMFQRTCLQIGLKADTNESIVSVKSLKNLTPGDFAAVMRQHRFRPIETAWDFVERLAEECAVKEEAQSGTMGFLV; this is encoded by the coding sequence GTGAGAAGACGCCGACGCAAAAGTGCCCATGCTTTCCCTCTCGAGCACGACAGTGAAGAACTCACCCGTGTCCGGCTTATCGTATGCCATATCATCAAAAGCTTCAATCTGGCATCCAGACTGGTCTACAACAACGGTTTCGCGAAAGATTCCGTTGCGCAACTTCTTGGCCTGAGCCACCTCGAAGATCGATGCTACGACGACAGGGATGGCGTCATCGTCGCTGTGAAACAGCGCTGCGACGAGATCGTGAAAAAGGGTCCGCATATCTTTTATCCAAAGATTCTCGAACGTAATGTCGAAAAGATCAGGGAGATCATCGAACTGAACGATATCGAAGCGGATATTCTCAAATTTTCCGTCTTGCTGCACGATTCCCAGGATCTCGAAGATCTCGAGGACCTGCTCGATACGATGAACAGCTCCCGCCTCGTGAGGGTACTGGCCACGATTCTCGGCCATCCTTTGGGCCGGATCAGGGAGGCTTTTTCCCCAAAAGCCATCTTGCACCGTTCGGGACTCGTGACGATCGATCGTAACGGGGCCAGAAATTTAAAAGGCAAGCTCGACCTGCTTTCCACAAGTTTCGCCGACATGATGATGAACTACGAAGGCGGCGACATTTACGAACTTTTCAAAGAGGCGGTGCGTCTTTGCGAGCCCGGCACGTTGCATCTGAGCGATTACAGCTACATGCAAAAAGAGATCGATACCATTCTGCCCTACCTCCGCCATGCCGTTCGCAACCGGTTGCGGGGTACCAATATTCTTCTCTACGGCCCTCCGGGTACCGGAAAGACGGAACTCGCCAAAGCGATCGCCCATGAACTGTCGCTGCAGCTGTTCGAAGTGAGTTACGCCGACGACGATGACGAGCCGATCAGCGGACGGCAGCGCATCAACGCCTTTAAAAGTGCGCAGTATCTCTTCGGCAAAAAGCCGGTGCTGCTCATGTTCGACGAGATGGAGGATATATCCGAAGAGGAGCTCCCTTTTTTTCTGTTCGGCAAAAAACCGAGACAGGAAAACAAAGGGTGGATGAACCGGATGCTGGAGAGATCCATGGTGCCCACCCTCTGGATCACGAACAGTGTCGGTTCCATCGACAATGCCACGATTCGCCGTTTCGATATGATTGTCGAAATGCCCATTCCTCCGAAATCGAAACGTGCGGAGATTGTTCGGGCCAATTTTGGCGACAGACTCGAACCGGGTGTCGTCGAAACCATCGCCGAACACCCTCACGTCGCCCCAGCCATCCTCACACGTGCCGCCAAAGTGGTCGAACGTGTCGGTTTCGACCGTGAAACGGCGCAAAAGAGTGCGACGATGCTCATCTCCGCCACGCTCAAAGCGCAAGGTTTCAACGCGCTTGGCAAACCCGGAAGTTTCAATGAAAACGACTATGACCCCACGCTCGTCAATACGAAAGAGGAGCTGAGCGCCATCGCGGAAGGCATACTCCGGCACCAAAACGCCAGACTATGCCTCTACGGCCCTCCCGGTACGGGAAAGAGCGCATTCGGCAGGTGGATCGCCAAACGGCTCGACGCACCGCTTCTGGTCAAAAAAGGGAGCGATCTGCTCAGCATGTTTGTCGGTGGCACCGAGAAAAACATTGCCGCCGCGTTCGAAGAGGCCGAACGCGAAAATGCCGTGCTGCTCTTCGACGAGGTCGACGGCTTTTTGCAGGACAGAAGAGAGGCGCAGCGAAGCTGGGAAATCACACAGGTCAACGAACTGTTGACACAGATGGAAAGTTTCGAGGGGGTTTTCATCGCCACCACCAACCTGATGGGAAATCTCGACCAGGCATCGCTCAGACGCTTCGATCTGAAGCTGCGTTTCGGCTACCTGCGCCCTACCCAGGCAGCGGCGATGTTCCAGCGTACCTGTTTACAGATTGGCCTGAAAGCCGATACGAACGAAAGCATCGTTTCGGTCAAAAGCCTGAAGAACCTCACGCCCGGCGATTTCGCCGCCGTCATGCGGCAGCACCGGTTCCGCCCCATCGAAACGGCTTGGGATTTTGTCGAACGGTTGGCGGAGGAGTGCGCGGTGAAAGAAGAAGCACAAAGCGGCACGATGGGGTTTTTGGTATGA
- a CDS encoding patatin-like phospholipase domain-containing protein, producing MRDETRFMKEDISNGLFVIFESYSETAKMDGLHEICTGFLDDFHWNDPEAFRSGAFRILDETRRKLKSETSMKPETMDDVLEEIHDLLFKKVYYRFILDRESEWIEKRRELADDHERDDPSHDAFGLALSGGGIRSATFNLGLLQTLQRYDIFKSVDYLSTVSGGGYIGSSQTWLKYVKPELEYPFGAKRKDHDGMGGKILSWLRDHGNYLNPGHGLNLWSLIGAFMGSVLINVLILVPIFLLAVYLLYITSPYHVFAYVGALLLLVYVAKIALYALDTVRDERPNFYQQRLQRKRAGNFLMSAVLMLAVGSIPWLHDFLNMHLKDWIDTVSLSTLGAGLASFITAYSKSKTEESQPKGAMSFLLSAGVGLMLYGALIWAYHLFWLSSVGTGLLLPLSVSLSFSGLIFIMPKIFKNSIKTACAASVILLAVSIGVSTGFLLDGTVASFGIGMLLLLLLPISALFAAYTKINYVSMHRFYRNRLMEAYFPWNVVDVEVEKADKFYLKDMKPAKTPYHIINTNVNMVGSKRTRQRERGGDNFILSPLFCGSDVTGYRPTDRYASGGMNLATAFAISGAAVDPNTYATRSKPISFVMSLLNARLGYWIENPRKIDGVERIGWSYYISIFKELFGSGLNENETYIHLADGGHFENLGVYELIRRKCRYIIVSDAGKDPDFTFGDLAKAIELARVDFGAQITIDTEPLRPLGEEKISDTAFVYGTITYNDGKVGDLIYVKTTIVEGLPEDIYSYRRTNPNFPDQTTTDQFFDEMQFEAYRELGYQIGKRLCKGREQEDFTSIFRH from the coding sequence ATGAGAGATGAAACCAGATTTATGAAAGAAGATATAAGCAATGGGCTGTTCGTCATTTTCGAGTCATATAGCGAAACCGCGAAAATGGATGGTTTACATGAAATATGTACCGGTTTTTTGGATGATTTTCACTGGAACGATCCCGAAGCGTTCAGGAGCGGCGCGTTCCGCATACTCGATGAAACGAGACGAAAGCTGAAAAGCGAAACCTCGATGAAACCCGAAACGATGGACGATGTATTGGAAGAGATTCACGATCTTCTTTTCAAGAAGGTCTATTACCGATTCATTCTCGATCGGGAATCGGAGTGGATCGAAAAGAGACGGGAACTCGCAGACGACCATGAGCGCGACGACCCTTCCCATGACGCTTTCGGACTTGCGCTATCCGGCGGAGGGATTCGTTCAGCGACGTTCAACCTTGGGCTGCTGCAAACACTCCAGCGATACGATATATTCAAAAGCGTCGACTATCTCTCGACCGTTTCGGGGGGTGGGTATATCGGTTCATCCCAAACCTGGCTGAAATATGTGAAGCCGGAGCTGGAATACCCGTTCGGGGCGAAACGAAAAGACCACGATGGAATGGGCGGTAAAATTCTTTCATGGCTGCGGGATCACGGCAATTATCTCAATCCGGGGCATGGCCTGAATCTATGGAGTCTTATAGGCGCTTTTATGGGATCGGTGCTGATCAACGTGCTCATTCTCGTTCCGATTTTTCTTCTGGCCGTTTATCTCTTGTATATCACTTCGCCATATCATGTTTTTGCATATGTAGGCGCACTCCTGCTTCTTGTTTACGTTGCCAAAATCGCATTGTACGCTCTGGATACTGTAAGGGACGAAAGGCCAAATTTTTACCAACAGAGGCTACAGCGAAAAAGAGCGGGAAATTTTTTGATGTCCGCCGTTTTGATGCTTGCGGTAGGTTCGATTCCATGGCTGCACGATTTCTTGAACATGCATCTGAAAGATTGGATCGACACCGTTTCTCTCTCCACGCTCGGCGCAGGGCTCGCTTCTTTTATAACGGCTTACAGCAAGAGTAAAACCGAAGAGAGCCAACCGAAGGGCGCGATGTCGTTTTTGTTGTCCGCAGGGGTTGGACTCATGCTTTACGGCGCTCTCATATGGGCCTATCATCTTTTCTGGCTCAGTTCGGTGGGTACGGGATTGTTGCTTCCCTTGTCTGTGTCGCTCTCTTTTTCCGGTCTTATTTTCATCATGCCGAAAATATTCAAAAATTCGATCAAAACGGCCTGTGCCGCTTCAGTGATTTTGCTGGCCGTTTCCATTGGAGTGAGTACCGGATTTCTGCTGGATGGGACGGTGGCGAGTTTCGGAATCGGAATGCTCTTGCTTCTTTTGTTGCCCATTTCCGCACTGTTCGCCGCTTATACGAAAATCAATTATGTCAGTATGCATCGTTTTTACAGAAACCGGTTGATGGAAGCCTACTTTCCGTGGAATGTGGTCGATGTCGAGGTCGAAAAAGCCGATAAATTCTATTTGAAAGATATGAAACCCGCAAAGACTCCCTATCACATCATCAACACCAACGTCAATATGGTCGGCTCCAAAAGAACCAGACAGCGTGAACGCGGCGGGGATAATTTTATTTTGTCCCCACTCTTTTGCGGTTCCGACGTGACGGGTTACAGGCCGACCGACCGATACGCCAGTGGTGGGATGAATCTTGCAACGGCGTTCGCCATCTCGGGTGCCGCCGTCGACCCAAACACCTACGCTACACGCTCCAAGCCTATTTCGTTTGTCATGTCTCTTCTCAACGCCAGACTGGGCTATTGGATAGAGAACCCCAGAAAAATAGACGGTGTGGAACGGATCGGTTGGAGTTACTATATCTCCATTTTCAAAGAGCTGTTCGGCAGTGGGTTGAACGAAAACGAAACCTATATCCACCTTGCGGATGGGGGCCATTTCGAAAACCTGGGCGTTTATGAGTTGATTCGGAGAAAATGCCGCTATATCATTGTTTCAGATGCAGGTAAAGACCCGGATTTCACGTTTGGGGATCTCGCGAAGGCGATAGAGCTCGCCAGAGTCGATTTCGGGGCGCAAATCACTATCGACACCGAGCCTTTGAGGCCCTTAGGCGAGGAGAAGATATCCGATACGGCTTTTGTCTACGGCACCATCACATACAATGACGGAAAAGTCGGAGATCTGATCTATGTGAAAACGACCATCGTCGAGGGGTTGCCGGAAGATATCTACAGTTACCGCAGAACCAACCCGAATTTTCCGGACCAGACAACCACCGATCAGTTTTTCGATGAAATGCAGTTCGAAGCGTATAGAGAGCTGGGGTACCAGATAGGGAAACGACTGTGCAAAGGGAGGGAGCAGGAAGATTTCACTTCGATCTTCAGGCATTGA
- a CDS encoding PD-(D/E)XK nuclease family protein encodes MTIPTFITFSRHRAKAAEKSGPLLSVTLGRFIRDFFEKRSLQRAIVPEEAAYILFHLLRQNGSKHFAYIQNPDSDTLRQMAAFFIRCKRNDAGVGAFFYTEEKKKELERLFESYNRFLDEHGLADMGDIEGFFLEHIEEVDTARLMLDDFTLHGIRLFESRRQEMAYEQLAKSSQTFSSPPTLKNARLYGIEAFDRFDEMRMALKTARELIERNGVAPEDIKIVASSVETYFPLFETLLPELGLVGYSRRGTPLKALLPIAGKGEHPLLRQAKRTQKQLMEQARIIAKRLEKTGIATEKKAIFEKLAAAAYVKDAGRNGIELLETNQIFDLHDLGHLIFVGADMEQFPPKKEEGVFYTNEEERRYLFTNSLYATSRAHYALMKEIAENLYVVHAGRRGKMKLSRSMIVDDLLEPFDPKVLSDIEQIGYGRRICLPEAEAFLSDVQNDTPTRYDGAGVGSFEAEHLSASRINRYLGCPRRYFYSYILQLQPPMKEEEAMEATTQGRIMHLCFELYAKAVKRGEIDPDDNGAAEEAMKEFAKQAYESILEEEQIEPNIYYDIFFDGLVRGLGESVDNPGVLKNFLIYTRKMRKELAEFRYSEMEKRFLLDKNLDITDSEEAAFIKGIIDRIDVNDEVLIHDYKSKRVKGIDTKKIEQIEGLKDLQLGLYLYYAKRLYPEKKIKASLISFKTDNGQPWVEFATLANYDIPKPPRMRNQHFVLYDDTYEAALKARIEEVKEGIAAGAFVWDDSNEEQCGWCEFGKICKRRARVVEK; translated from the coding sequence ATGACGATACCCACCTTCATCACATTCTCCCGCCATCGTGCGAAAGCCGCCGAAAAGAGCGGCCCACTTCTTAGTGTTACACTTGGACGTTTCATTCGTGATTTTTTCGAAAAGAGAAGCCTTCAGCGTGCCATCGTGCCCGAAGAGGCGGCCTATATTCTCTTTCACTTGCTGAGACAAAACGGTTCGAAACATTTTGCCTACATACAAAACCCCGACAGCGACACCCTTCGGCAGATGGCCGCCTTTTTCATTCGCTGTAAACGAAACGATGCCGGAGTCGGTGCTTTCTTTTATACCGAAGAGAAGAAAAAAGAGCTGGAGAGGCTTTTTGAAAGCTACAATCGTTTCCTCGACGAACATGGTCTGGCGGATATGGGGGATATCGAAGGATTTTTTCTCGAACATATCGAAGAGGTCGACACCGCCCGCCTGATGCTGGACGACTTCACTCTCCATGGCATCCGGCTTTTCGAGTCCAGGCGGCAGGAGATGGCCTATGAACAGCTTGCGAAATCGTCGCAGACTTTTAGCTCGCCACCGACACTCAAAAACGCCCGACTTTATGGCATCGAGGCATTCGACCGTTTCGACGAAATGCGTATGGCACTGAAAACTGCCAGGGAGCTGATCGAACGAAATGGAGTGGCGCCGGAGGATATCAAGATCGTTGCAAGTTCCGTCGAGACGTACTTTCCCCTCTTTGAAACGCTCCTGCCGGAACTTGGGCTAGTGGGATACAGCCGGCGTGGAACGCCTCTTAAAGCACTGCTGCCGATAGCTGGAAAAGGGGAACATCCGCTGCTTCGTCAGGCGAAAAGAACGCAAAAACAGCTGATGGAGCAGGCCCGAATCATTGCGAAACGGCTTGAAAAAACAGGTATAGCGACAGAGAAAAAAGCGATATTCGAAAAGCTTGCCGCAGCGGCCTATGTCAAAGATGCGGGACGAAACGGTATCGAGCTGCTGGAGACCAACCAGATTTTCGATCTGCACGATCTTGGCCATCTTATCTTCGTAGGGGCCGACATGGAGCAGTTTCCGCCCAAGAAAGAGGAGGGTGTTTTTTACACGAATGAAGAGGAGCGGAGATATCTCTTCACCAACTCCCTCTATGCCACGAGCCGCGCGCACTATGCGCTGATGAAAGAGATCGCCGAAAACCTCTATGTCGTCCATGCAGGCCGTCGGGGAAAGATGAAACTTTCCCGTTCGATGATCGTCGATGATCTTTTGGAACCGTTCGATCCCAAGGTTCTGAGCGATATCGAACAGATAGGATACGGCCGCCGTATCTGCCTACCGGAAGCGGAAGCGTTTTTGTCCGACGTTCAAAACGATACACCGACCCGCTACGACGGAGCGGGTGTGGGAAGTTTCGAAGCGGAGCATCTGAGTGCCAGCCGCATCAACCGCTACCTTGGCTGTCCCCGCCGCTATTTTTACAGTTACATACTGCAGCTTCAACCGCCGATGAAAGAAGAGGAGGCGATGGAAGCGACGACACAGGGACGCATTATGCATCTTTGTTTCGAGCTCTACGCCAAAGCGGTAAAACGAGGAGAGATCGATCCGGACGATAATGGTGCCGCGGAAGAGGCGATGAAGGAATTTGCCAAACAGGCTTACGAAAGTATACTCGAAGAAGAGCAGATCGAGCCCAATATCTATTACGACATTTTCTTTGACGGCCTTGTTCGAGGCCTTGGAGAATCGGTGGATAATCCCGGAGTGTTGAAAAACTTTCTCATCTATACCAGGAAAATGCGCAAGGAGCTGGCAGAGTTCCGCTATTCGGAGATGGAAAAACGGTTCCTTCTCGATAAAAATCTGGATATAACCGATAGCGAAGAGGCTGCCTTCATCAAAGGCATCATCGACCGCATCGATGTCAACGACGAAGTGTTGATCCACGACTACAAGAGCAAGCGGGTGAAGGGTATCGACACGAAAAAGATCGAGCAGATCGAGGGTTTGAAGGATCTACAGCTAGGGCTCTATCTCTACTACGCCAAACGGCTTTATCCCGAGAAAAAGATCAAAGCCTCGCTCATAAGTTTCAAAACCGACAACGGCCAGCCATGGGTCGAGTTTGCGACCCTGGCCAACTATGACATACCCAAACCGCCGCGGATGCGCAACCAGCATTTCGTGTTGTATGACGACACGTACGAAGCTGCACTCAAGGCCCGTATCGAAGAGGTCAAAGAGGGGATTGCAGCCGGGGCTTTCGTCTGGGATGACAGCAATGAGGAGCAGTGCGGCTGGTGCGAGTTCGGAAAGATCTGCAAACGAAGAGCGAGGGTTGTGGAAAAATGA